Part of the Myxococcota bacterium genome, AGGCCGTTCAGCATGCGGCGCACCGTGTCTTCGGGCGCACCCTTCGCGACCCAGTTGCTGCCCCACTCGACCAGCGTTCCGCCGCCGGGCGCGTCGTGCAGAGTCACGACCGCGTTGTAGTACTCGAGCGGCAGGCTCGAGGGGGAGACCAGCGAGTACGAGATCAGCCGGCCGTCGAGCGCGGCGTCGAGTCTCTCGGCCAGGACGTCGTTCGAGCCGCGCGCCTTCACACGCCGGATCGAGCCGATGCCTTCGCCTTCGAGCACGCACGACTCGACGGCGTCACCCATCACTTTGCCGATCCCGCCGAAGTCGGCGAGCAGGGCGTACATCTTGGCGCGGGGCACCGGGACCGACTTTTCGACGAGCGCTTTGTAGGGCATGCACCCTTCTACCGGATCGGCCGGGTCGGTTTCAAACCCTGCGGTCGCGTGGGGGCCCTACCTACGCTCCGGCCGCTCGGGCCGGCGGAGCTGGATGTTCGTGACCCGCAGCGCGGCCAGGCGGCGCCAGCGGTACGACTCGTGGCGCTTGCCCGCGGCCTCCCAGTGGTGCGCGATCAGGTCGGCGTGCTCGCCCAGGCGGTCGTGATAAAGGTCCTGGAGCGCGCGGGCCACCGCCTCGTGGCGCGCGGCGCGTGGCTCCTGGAGCAGCGAGCCGTATGCGACCTCTTGAGTGAGTGGGTGCTTGAAG contains:
- a CDS encoding SRPBCC family protein; the protein is MPYKALVEKSVPVPRAKMYALLADFGGIGKVMGDAVESCVLEGEGIGSIRRVKARGSNDVLAERLDAALDGRLISYSLVSPSSLPLEYYNAVVTLHDAPGGGTLVEWGSNWVAKGAPEDTVRRMLNGLYTNIIDALVKAAK